In one window of Leptospiraceae bacterium DNA:
- a CDS encoding MBL fold metallo-hydrolase, translated as MKDHLYRLVIDFGSDIRHSLANIGLKMGDIDGYYCSHPHADHIGGVEGIALSTIFNPYWNPQKNRMAS; from the coding sequence ATTAAAGACCATCTCTATAGATTAGTCATAGATTTCGGAAGCGATATACGCCATTCACTAGCAAATATTGGACTCAAAATGGGGGATATTGATGGTTACTATTGTTCTCATCCTCATGCAGACCATATAGGAGGTGTTGAGGGAATTGCCCTTTCTACTATTTTTAATCCCTATTGGAATCCCCAAAAAAACAGAATGGCTTCGTAA